In Pyrus communis chromosome 1, drPyrComm1.1, whole genome shotgun sequence, the following are encoded in one genomic region:
- the LOC137712034 gene encoding cell wall integrity and stress response component 3-like yields the protein MAPLMHLSFRKVLLLSSSLVFFLPTLLLSAHSESGESLHFVASTRKILLELEIDPDQDLPKKTKTSTTTKSSKNQTKLIKPTLSSSKNKTKLIKPTLSSSKNQTKLLKPNMSSSKNQTKILKSTSNSTKNVQLKLLNPTSTPSNSTKPASNSSKKTSDSTKPTSNSSKKTSNSIKPSSPKNQTTKRTTPKQYHNLVDKKKTTDTKRPTQLKPKKQIEPSWIDQEDDTDFVSDFTDLPGKFQQSLIPDLERISTTSKNYLTKANKQMTNQFKPIVGNKYAASIASAMSCAFLLIPLLLVSLLFNRIKAYFSLQKLLIFVQVYLSIYFSILCLSALVTGLEPLKFFYATSQSTYVCLQVLQTLGYVLYLLLLLMYLVLVFSTDSGLGSKVLGLAQIFVGFAVGLHYYMSVFHRAVLKQPPKTNWKVHGIYATCFLVICLFVTAERRKKGYLEEGGEEGKKS from the coding sequence ATGGCTCCACTCATGCACTTGAGTTTCAGAAAGGTACTCCTGCTTTCCTCTtctcttgtcttcttcttgccTACTCTCCTCCTTTCTGCCCACTCTGAGTCCGGTGAGAGCTTACACTTTGTTGCCAGTACAAGGAAAATCTTGTTAGAATTAGAAATCGACCCAGACCAGGACCTGCCCAAAAAGACCAagacctccaccaccaccaaatcCTCAAAAAACCAGACCAAATTGATCAAACCCACCTTGTCATCCTCAAAAAACAAGACCAAATTGATCAAACCAACCTTGTCTTCCTCGAAAAACCAGACCAAACTCCTCAAACCCAATATGTCTTCCTCCAAGAACCAAAccaagattttgaaatccaccTCCAATTCCACCAAGAATGTCCAGTTGAAGCTGCTCAATCCCACATCAACACCCTCAAATTCCACCAAACCCGCATCAAATTCCTCGAAGAAAACCTCAGATTCCACCAAACCCACATCAAATTCCTCGAAGAAAACCTCAAATTCCATCAAACCAAGCTCACCCAAGAACCAAACAACCAAACGCACCACCCCAAAACAATACCACAACCTCGTCGACAAGAAAAAAACCACCGACACCAAAAGACCCACCCAactaaaacccaaaaaacaaatcGAACCCAGCTGGATCGACCAAGAAGACGACACCGACTTCGTGTCGGATTTCACCGACTTACCCGGGAAATTCCAGCAATCCCTAATCCCAGATTTGGAGAGAATCTCGACCACCTCGAAGAATTACCTCACCAAAGCCAACAAACAAATGACGAACCAGTTCAAGCCCATTGTCGGCAACAAGTACGCCGCCAGCATCGCCTCCGCCATGTCGTGCGCCTTCCTGTTGATCCCTCTGCTGTTAGTCTCTCTCCTCTTCAACCGCATCAAAGCCTACTTTTCTCTCCAAAAGCTGTTGATCTTCGTCCAAGTCTACCTCTCCATCTACTTCTCCATCCTCTGCCTCTCTGCTCTCGTCACCGGACTCGAACCTCTAAAGTTTTTCTACGCTACTTCGCAGTCCACCTACGTCTGCCTGCAGGTACTGCAGACTCTCGGCTACGTCTTGTACCTGCTGCTTCTGCTCATGTACTTGGTTCTGGTTTTCTCGACGGATTCTGGGCTGGGCTCGAAAGTGTTGGGCCTGGCCCAGATATTCGTGGGGTTCGCCGTTGGGCTTCATTACTACATGTCGGTGTTTCATAGGGCTGTGCTGAAGCAGCCGCCC